In Candidatus Zixiibacteriota bacterium, one DNA window encodes the following:
- the iorA gene encoding indolepyruvate ferredoxin oxidoreductase subunit alpha, with amino-acid sequence MRELLSGNEAVARGAYEAGVALAASYPGTPSTEILETLAERFPSIYSQWSPNEKVAFEVGIGASIGGGRALVTMKHVGLNVAADPFMTFTYTGVNGGFVIVSCDDPEMHSSQNEQDNRFFARFGQIPFLEPSDSQEAKDMLITAYEMSELFDTPVMLRMVTRISHSKGIVELGETVHGPDKRFVKDPSKYVMIPSNARKRHVVVDQRLEKLARFAEETRFNTVELNGSRIGIITGGVAYQYAKEIAPDLDYLKLGMGYPLPMRKIEQFVNGHERVFVIEELEPFYEDQIKAVGLKVEGKRYFGRLGELSPFRVAQGLKETGVLDRVETPTISVDEMFPRPPVLCPGCPHRGAFMALKKLGVAVTGDIGCYTLGVMEPLNALDTCICMGASIGNAIGMEKVKGSEKGTVAVIGDSTFVHSGITGLLDAVYNKSNVTVIILDNRATAMTGGQQHPATGQTLMGEPTSRLNLVNLCKALGVESVRELDAYNYDAALHMISEEMQRPGPSVIITSRPCVLMPVRIMDEPYVVDLDLCTACSACFRISCPAIAASSETNKHGHPKAVIDETLCTGCTLCAQVCPPEAIILKSQYVKA; translated from the coding sequence GAAACACTGGCCGAACGATTCCCCTCTATTTATTCGCAGTGGTCCCCCAACGAGAAGGTCGCGTTCGAGGTCGGCATCGGAGCCTCGATAGGGGGCGGACGCGCCCTGGTGACCATGAAACATGTCGGTCTGAATGTCGCCGCTGACCCGTTTATGACTTTCACCTATACTGGTGTCAACGGCGGGTTCGTCATCGTATCGTGCGATGACCCCGAGATGCATTCTTCCCAAAACGAGCAGGATAACCGCTTTTTTGCCCGATTTGGTCAGATCCCGTTTCTGGAGCCGTCGGATAGCCAGGAAGCCAAGGACATGCTGATAACCGCCTACGAAATGTCCGAGCTGTTCGACACACCGGTGATGCTTCGAATGGTGACTCGTATCTCGCACTCAAAAGGTATCGTGGAGCTGGGCGAGACAGTTCACGGCCCCGACAAGCGGTTCGTGAAGGATCCCTCAAAGTACGTGATGATTCCATCGAATGCGCGCAAGCGGCATGTGGTGGTTGACCAACGGCTGGAGAAACTGGCGCGCTTTGCCGAAGAGACCCGGTTCAATACGGTTGAGCTTAATGGTTCTCGGATTGGCATTATCACAGGCGGCGTGGCGTATCAATATGCCAAGGAGATTGCACCCGACCTCGATTATCTGAAACTCGGGATGGGATATCCGCTCCCAATGAGGAAGATCGAGCAGTTCGTTAATGGCCACGAACGCGTGTTTGTTATCGAAGAACTGGAGCCGTTTTATGAGGACCAGATCAAAGCCGTGGGACTAAAAGTCGAAGGCAAGAGATACTTCGGCCGGCTGGGCGAACTGTCCCCGTTTCGAGTGGCACAAGGGCTCAAAGAGACCGGAGTGCTTGACCGAGTGGAGACACCGACCATCTCGGTCGATGAGATGTTCCCTCGTCCGCCAGTGCTGTGTCCCGGCTGTCCTCATCGCGGGGCGTTCATGGCGCTCAAGAAACTCGGTGTCGCTGTCACCGGTGATATTGGCTGTTACACGCTCGGTGTGATGGAACCGCTGAATGCACTGGATACCTGCATCTGCATGGGGGCTTCGATAGGAAATGCCATTGGCATGGAGAAGGTGAAAGGCTCCGAGAAAGGAACGGTCGCTGTTATCGGCGATTCGACCTTCGTCCACTCAGGCATTACCGGTCTGCTTGACGCCGTCTACAACAAGAGTAATGTCACGGTCATAATTCTGGATAATCGCGCCACTGCCATGACCGGCGGGCAGCAGCACCCGGCGACCGGCCAGACGCTCATGGGAGAGCCGACGTCAAGACTCAATCTTGTCAATCTCTGCAAAGCACTTGGCGTAGAGAGTGTGCGGGAGTTGGACGCCTACAATTACGATGCCGCATTACACATGATCTCCGAGGAGATGCAGCGCCCGGGGCCATCGGTCATCATAACGTCACGTCCGTGCGTGCTCATGCCGGTTCGCATCATGGACGAACCGTACGTGGTCGACCTCGACCTCTGCACTGCCTGTAGCGCCTGTTTCCGTATCTCCTGCCCGGCTATTGCGGCGTCGAGTGAGACCAACAAGCACGGGCATCCCAAGGCAGTCATCGACGAGACACTGTGCACCGGCTGTACGCTGTGTGCCCAGGTCTGTCCGCCAGAAGCCATCATCCTCAAGAGCCAGTACGTGAAAGCATAG
- a CDS encoding indolepyruvate oxidoreductase subunit beta, with product MNDNSYDILIVGVGGQGVLLASEILSEAAMSAGFDVKKSEIHGMSQRGGVVSSHVRIAPKVYSPTIQEGQADILLSFEQAEGLRAITWLKKGGIAIVSRTTLIPAIVTSSRKYHYPLDAVAEMKKKLNRVIGVEADKIAGELGNPRLVNTILLGILSNYMSFDYDLWIETIKSKVKPKLVDINITAFKRGRDISLSAVKA from the coding sequence ATGAATGACAACTCATATGACATTTTGATCGTCGGTGTCGGTGGTCAGGGCGTACTTCTCGCCTCCGAGATACTTTCCGAGGCGGCGATGTCGGCCGGCTTTGATGTTAAGAAGTCGGAGATTCATGGTATGTCCCAGCGGGGTGGAGTCGTCAGTTCACACGTCCGAATCGCTCCCAAAGTCTATTCTCCGACGATTCAGGAAGGACAGGCAGACATCCTGCTGTCATTCGAGCAGGCGGAGGGACTTCGTGCCATCACCTGGCTTAAGAAAGGCGGGATCGCGATCGTCTCGCGCACCACACTCATTCCAGCAATCGTGACATCGTCCAGGAAATACCACTATCCGCTGGACGCCGTAGCCGAGATGAAGAAGAAACTCAACCGGGTTATCGGCGTCGAGGCCGACAAGATCGCCGGTGAACTGGGAAACCCCAGATTGGTTAACACCATCTTGCTTGGTATTCTTTCCAACTACATGAGCTTTGATTATGACCTGTGGATCGAGACTATCAAGAGCAAGGTCAAGCCGAAACTGGTTGACATAAATATCACCGCGTTCAAACGGGGCCGCGATATCTCTCTGAGTGCAGTCAAGGCGTAA
- a CDS encoding phosphate acyltransferase translates to MTAQPIHSSDQLIERAIAIAREGRKKRVVVAAAQDIDVIDAMSQAEAHGFLQGILVGDAELIRKLAGEQGISIDHLELIDKTDVGAAAHAAVTIASEGGADAIMKGFLPTSALLKVVLDKQYSLRGENTLSHCAVLDIPGYHKLLNFTDGGMVVRPDHEQKFQILENAVMVGRALGLSPVKVALSAATDRLSERMPHTLSDMDNIIQPAIERMADIAIQGPLSFDLATSKRAAEIQKASGPVIGDADIYLVDSIEEGNIVAKALIQFAQAVFAGVIMGARVPVSLVSRTDTVKNKKASLALACVIADYYQQHQLWQGRGK, encoded by the coding sequence GTGACAGCTCAGCCGATTCACTCTTCAGATCAGCTCATCGAGCGCGCGATCGCTATTGCCCGCGAAGGACGGAAGAAACGCGTCGTGGTGGCTGCTGCGCAAGACATCGACGTTATCGATGCCATGTCCCAAGCCGAAGCCCACGGTTTCCTGCAGGGCATCCTGGTCGGCGATGCGGAACTCATTCGCAAACTGGCAGGAGAACAGGGGATCTCGATTGACCATTTGGAGTTGATCGACAAGACCGATGTCGGCGCTGCGGCGCACGCTGCGGTTACCATTGCCTCGGAGGGGGGCGCCGATGCCATCATGAAGGGGTTTCTGCCCACCTCAGCGCTCCTCAAAGTGGTGCTCGACAAGCAATATAGTCTGCGCGGCGAGAACACCTTGTCGCACTGTGCGGTTCTCGATATTCCCGGCTACCATAAGCTTCTGAATTTCACCGACGGCGGCATGGTGGTAAGGCCGGATCACGAACAGAAATTCCAGATCCTCGAGAATGCCGTGATGGTGGGCAGAGCACTGGGCTTGTCACCGGTGAAGGTTGCACTCTCGGCGGCCACCGACCGGTTGTCCGAACGGATGCCGCACACGCTCTCGGACATGGACAACATCATCCAACCGGCCATCGAGCGGATGGCCGACATCGCGATACAGGGACCGCTGTCGTTTGATCTGGCCACTTCAAAGCGGGCCGCTGAGATTCAGAAAGCAAGCGGACCTGTGATCGGCGATGCCGACATCTATCTGGTGGACAGTATTGAAGAAGGGAACATTGTCGCCAAAGCACTCATCCAGTTCGCGCAGGCGGTATTTGCGGGCGTTATCATGGGCGCGAGGGTGCCGGTGTCGCTCGTTTCACGCACCGATACGGTCAAGAACAAGAAAGCGTCATTGGCCCTTGCGTGCGTCATTGCCGACTATTATCAGCAACACCAGTTGTGGCAAGGGAGGGGCAAATGA
- a CDS encoding phosphate acyltransferase, translated as MTLPEMYLPEIRSYQQVVARARDKVSRTALTRVAFVAPTDENMLAACERAVHDGLIELTIIGDAAAFRAQCTQQQVDVTPTRVFDVPDMYKAVLTTADLAAQGEIDLIVKGKILTAELLSILFRHEMRFVGKGSFVSHVAVTKPERYKKLLMVTDPAVMIEPDLQHKLALIGNVVRVARSIGIVNPRIALLAAVEVVYPQMPVTMEAAVISKMAERGQIKDAIIDGPLSLDCAVDMFAAHSKGVKYSPVAGQADALLAPNIETANGIYKAMALYGECEMGGVIVGGKVPIALGSRSDTTTSKFNSIVLGVLAA; from the coding sequence ATGACCCTGCCGGAAATGTATCTGCCGGAGATACGGTCGTATCAACAGGTCGTGGCGCGTGCCCGCGATAAAGTGTCACGGACCGCTCTGACTCGCGTGGCGTTTGTCGCGCCGACCGACGAAAACATGCTGGCTGCGTGCGAGCGCGCTGTCCACGACGGCTTGATCGAACTGACGATCATCGGTGATGCAGCTGCATTCCGAGCACAGTGCACTCAGCAACAAGTGGACGTCACACCGACCAGGGTCTTCGATGTCCCGGACATGTACAAAGCCGTACTGACCACTGCCGACCTTGCCGCTCAAGGGGAGATCGACCTGATCGTCAAGGGTAAGATTCTCACGGCGGAACTGCTGAGCATACTCTTTCGTCACGAGATGCGGTTTGTCGGCAAAGGCAGTTTCGTTTCGCACGTGGCCGTGACGAAACCGGAGCGATACAAGAAACTCCTCATGGTCACCGATCCTGCCGTTATGATCGAACCGGATCTGCAGCACAAGCTGGCGCTTATCGGCAATGTGGTGCGAGTAGCCAGGAGTATCGGTATCGTGAATCCGCGTATCGCCCTGCTGGCGGCGGTGGAGGTCGTCTATCCGCAGATGCCGGTCACGATGGAAGCCGCAGTCATATCCAAGATGGCGGAGCGAGGCCAGATTAAGGACGCGATTATCGATGGTCCGCTGTCACTCGACTGCGCTGTTGATATGTTTGCTGCTCACTCCAAGGGGGTCAAATACTCACCGGTAGCGGGGCAGGCCGATGCTCTGCTGGCGCCGAATATCGAGACTGCCAACGGCATCTACAAAGCGATGGCGCTCTATGGCGAGTGCGAAATGGGAGGTGTGATCGTGGGAGGCAAAGTGCCGATCGCTCTCGGTTCTCGAAGTGACACCACGACCAGCAAATTCAATTCGATCGTCCTTGGCGTGCTCGCCGCGTAG
- the buk gene encoding butyrate kinase, which translates to MSQFLLIVNPGSTSTKVALFDGDRMVSEEVVRHDPKELASFDNVADQFDFRMRAIDAWITSLQLEAGQIKAVVGRGAPSKPLEGGSYAISGQMLSDLQSMRYSNHASNLGAIIAHHLATRYGVPSLIADPITTDNFTEIARVSGMPEIERKCRAHALNIKEVCRREAQKEGKRLEEVSYVCAHMGGGISVAALERGRIVDVNDGLLGMGPFSPDRAGALPIGALVKLCFSGTYTEKQLTDKLSKQSGLVAYVGQADLREVEKMIDRGDKRALLYFTAMAYQIAKEIGAAATVLKGSYESIILTGGMAHSVRLVTEIHKYCGFLGRIVVRPGEFEMEALAAAGVRFLTGQEQLKSY; encoded by the coding sequence GTGTCGCAGTTTCTACTGATAGTCAATCCGGGCTCCACTTCGACGAAAGTGGCGCTGTTCGACGGCGACCGGATGGTCTCAGAAGAGGTGGTCCGTCATGATCCGAAAGAACTGGCGAGCTTTGACAATGTAGCGGACCAGTTTGATTTTCGGATGCGGGCAATCGATGCGTGGATAACATCCCTTCAGCTTGAAGCGGGGCAGATCAAGGCCGTGGTGGGTCGAGGCGCTCCGAGCAAGCCGCTTGAAGGGGGATCATACGCCATCTCCGGACAGATGCTGTCAGATCTTCAGTCGATGCGATACTCGAATCATGCCTCAAATCTCGGTGCGATCATCGCACATCACCTCGCGACGCGTTATGGCGTGCCGTCGTTGATAGCCGACCCCATAACCACAGACAATTTCACCGAGATCGCCCGTGTCAGCGGCATGCCTGAGATTGAACGGAAATGCCGAGCGCACGCGCTGAATATCAAAGAGGTTTGTCGGCGTGAGGCCCAGAAAGAGGGGAAGCGGCTTGAGGAGGTCAGTTACGTCTGCGCTCACATGGGGGGGGGTATCTCCGTGGCTGCATTGGAGAGGGGAAGGATTGTTGACGTCAACGACGGTCTCCTCGGTATGGGTCCGTTCTCGCCCGATCGGGCGGGAGCACTGCCGATCGGAGCCCTGGTCAAACTCTGCTTCTCAGGAACGTACACCGAAAAGCAGTTGACCGATAAACTGTCGAAACAATCGGGACTGGTGGCATACGTAGGCCAGGCTGATCTCCGTGAAGTCGAAAAGATGATCGACCGGGGGGACAAACGGGCGCTCCTTTATTTCACTGCCATGGCGTACCAGATCGCCAAAGAGATCGGTGCGGCCGCGACCGTCCTCAAAGGAAGTTACGAATCGATCATTCTCACCGGCGGGATGGCTCACTCGGTGCGGTTGGTCACGGAGATCCATAAATACTGCGGGTTCCTGGGACGCATTGTCGTGAGACCGGGCGAATTCGAGATGGAAGCTCTGGCGGCGGCGGGGGTAAGGTTCCTCACCGGCCAGGAGCAGTTGAAGTCGTATTAG
- a CDS encoding metallophosphoesterase, which produces MPEPNDTQSTIDLVRFPSFASDRGWRYWLNPRNLWAARYQRLRADYSIDWRRAYPYDMIPSEFCDINGPGTRSTPFAALLGGERRKFRFLVLGDTGEGDRSQYCLLPLIHALAPDFMIINGDVAYPAGRFGPDRNSDDYLAGFFEPYRGLDIPIWAVPGNHEYYSDRKGQEFFELFCTRARERDWAQYGLRLIPQPGTYWELKDAKLRNDLVVIGIDSGRGANLDGHHSWWQVWKRRESPDREQLSWLCDRLGQAEIDDQRVIVMFHIPALVNERDKSDIHLGELHKMLAAFSCVRLVITAHTHNYQQYGPSVFGDYLKRVHGTAFETEPPHYIMSGRGGAYLNATDFDDGQFRSDFRYPTKKQWGDRMKNLSILPHVQQLEKSMVGRMVALFDRDSIYDMDTEEFLSMLLVDVDRTQPTTSVTVTPVCLDGLSVLYGENPTTDIDITDPNPPLLSGALNKCLRNEFAITI; this is translated from the coding sequence GTGCCTGAACCGAATGATACACAGAGCACAATCGACCTGGTACGATTTCCATCGTTCGCTTCTGACCGTGGCTGGCGTTACTGGCTGAACCCGCGGAATCTCTGGGCGGCCCGCTATCAGCGACTCCGCGCCGATTACTCCATCGACTGGCGCCGCGCCTATCCGTACGACATGATCCCATCCGAGTTTTGCGACATCAATGGCCCCGGCACCCGCTCGACTCCATTCGCAGCGCTCCTGGGCGGCGAACGACGGAAGTTCCGCTTCCTCGTTCTGGGGGACACGGGTGAAGGGGACCGCTCACAATACTGTCTGCTTCCGCTCATCCATGCGCTCGCGCCCGATTTCATGATCATCAACGGTGACGTCGCCTACCCCGCGGGGCGTTTCGGTCCCGACCGGAACAGCGATGATTACCTCGCGGGGTTCTTCGAGCCGTATCGCGGTCTGGACATCCCGATCTGGGCGGTCCCGGGGAACCACGAATACTACTCGGACAGAAAGGGCCAGGAGTTTTTCGAGTTGTTCTGCACCAGAGCGCGGGAACGGGACTGGGCACAGTACGGGCTGCGCCTCATCCCCCAACCCGGAACATACTGGGAGCTGAAAGACGCAAAATTGAGAAACGACCTCGTGGTGATCGGGATCGATTCCGGGCGCGGCGCCAATCTCGATGGACATCACTCGTGGTGGCAGGTGTGGAAACGCCGTGAATCGCCGGATCGGGAACAGTTGAGCTGGCTCTGTGACCGACTCGGCCAGGCGGAGATCGATGACCAGCGTGTCATCGTCATGTTTCACATTCCGGCGCTCGTGAACGAACGGGACAAGTCGGACATCCACCTCGGCGAACTGCACAAGATGTTGGCCGCGTTTTCGTGCGTCAGACTGGTCATCACCGCCCATACGCACAACTACCAGCAGTATGGACCGAGCGTATTTGGTGATTACCTGAAGAGAGTCCATGGAACTGCGTTCGAGACCGAACCGCCCCACTATATCATGTCAGGCAGGGGCGGCGCATATCTGAACGCCACTGATTTTGATGACGGACAGTTCCGATCTGACTTCAGGTATCCGACCAAGAAGCAATGGGGAGACAGAATGAAAAATCTCTCGATTCTTCCGCACGTCCAGCAACTCGAAAAGAGCATGGTGGGGCGGATGGTGGCTCTGTTCGACCGCGACTCGATCTACGATATGGATACTGAAGAATTCCTGAGCATGCTTCTGGTGGATGTCGACCGGACCCAGCCAACTACCAGCGTCACTGTCACGCCGGTATGCCTCGACGGACTTTCGGTACTGTACGGTGAGAACCCGACGACTGATATCGACATCACCGACCCGAACCCGCCGCTTCTGTCCGGGGCGTTGAACAAGTGTTTGCGTAACGAGTTTGCCATCACGATTTGA